Proteins found in one Acipenser ruthenus chromosome 18, fAciRut3.2 maternal haplotype, whole genome shotgun sequence genomic segment:
- the LOC117424432 gene encoding codanin-1-like isoform X5 — protein sequence MIEYIDYNLTEKYIVLFVYCTLVTPASVCPPVRCALPNSVNAACGVRAARARCRMAALLESVLREEVEASRAVHWIKNVQLENGSCDSLAQFSVLRRDFVPFLLNFLREQASQILANGPSTPAKTPSSKGQRTPGYPNERSGVSQSGRAPPKGASRVQLFSPPPCSPAQPEFDTPGTQYLSGITFLSSPSFTASPAPRRSDQRASLGEFLPSPDPQPPQRRGRRRGGPTSSGGRQPGREAGRGLNEEPGRWDRGGRTETSITPPPPQLNINNLEDFPPVGATPTPAGSKTKPSRRINPTPVSAERPQSKPKNCFTSTPLSQPPPSPAIPESPGAGPDCWLQEEREMLRRERAKLSQQTSSLGLPPALEPSTPTKLGSSRTSASGSADRLSPTADLHKVSTSCQLDLLAELHCACIAENLVPNVFLELFFVLQLLTSRGSAPSEERQGGPAVCRGSSKHTPPASNNVLDRPYFNSVHNCVYFAVKVLENNFDLISQLDKCTLRLLAENERLGSFSPALRDRLLAAHESSTAKVSRITPSFIQSVPFQPATDNRSNFCSDKAFHIFKKQRDIFYELLREWEDFHKEPGWVFDMVLGSRVRGMVSQLTAASNHSHFARLFQKQLIQMCKGTGGEAPDLDVLGMLGADNLSRLKRLQERFIQPQSIMGPCPPPSFPGHQEFFRDFLLTAGSYQLNQHLMDSLCQQILELDSICILGPGSSKEEGEGDVEQQGEKQRFCSVLTTARLLAKFLGFITFLPYQTREPPARGVQEAAIGVRNKSAPVLDVCEVLRQSMVKQRTVLTVPWLVEFLSMVDHTAPYLLHYRRVFTLLLQLYRRTLLGTDREGRFLNQLLIVAVLGWLFQIPAVPEDLFFSGDFRDETDVIETPAPTQGLDCLPLVDQQLLYICCPYLSEFRKLLAAFVAGSAAKNGGLIRKITPTAAEPLESPAPLSQQKLQAELEQAFFHNQPQSLRRTVEFVAERVGSNSVKHIKATLVSELVQSGEAQLQGRLRDEKASVARLFDSVCTQLCERGRQTLSRAREFCSVKSPEAIRILLPEETSAAVLSTAEDIAVRLATEKACTWLSANIAALIKRELKAAFDRMMKSLPPPPVGALSEGETPREPPEHTASRLEEKGASCPPGCEHKATLPSDLIIEIKEVLSVTLGPRSQEERVGFQQIQDLLQRLGETLCCRKFIFPVPEQMLARCSVGLACVLVSGQLPLSEPELPAEEGSARGSPVRALLDQLLGLWRHVFRTPVPLQLLFTDKHLASILEAGHTQWEEFLFLVSELQGRGLLGAEEVQSSWKSLSALSWPTVSALRPGLRPHSTPEPYTASAPRPAHSTPEPYTDFMEQINRAACRLQQEQYQGVPLQNSD from the exons CTGGAGAATGGCAGCTGTGACAGCCTGGCTCAGTTTTCCGTGCTCCGGAGAGACTTTGTCCCATTCCTGCTCAACTTCCTCCGTGAGCAAGCCAGCCAGATCCTGGCCAATGGGCCTTCCACCCCGGCCAAGACCCCCAGCTCCAAGGGACAGCGGACCCCCGGGTACCCCAACGAGAGGAGTGGGGTCTCTCAGAGCGGCCGCGCGCCCCCGAAAGGAGCCAGCCGGGTGCAGCTGTTCTCGCCACCCCCCTGCAGTCCTGCGCAGCCTGAGTTTGACACGCCAGGCACCCAGTATCTCAGTGGAATCACCTTTTTGAGCAGCCCCAGCTTCACGGCCAGCCCTGCACCCCGGAGGTCTGACCAGAGAGCCAGCCTGGGAGAATTCCTGCCCTCCCCGGACCCCCAGCCCCCCCAGCGTCGCGGCAGGAGACGGGGTGGTCCGACCAGCAGTGGAGGCCGGCAGCCAGGCAGGGAGGCAGGACGCGGGCTTAATGAGGAGCCGGGCCGCTGGGACAGGGGAGGCAGGACTGAGACCTCTATCACCCCCCCTCCACCCCAGCTCAACATCAACAACCTGGAGGACTTCCCTCCTGTGGGGGCTACTCCTACACCAGCTGG CAGTAAGACGAAGCCATCGCGACGGATAAACCCGACACCGGTGAGTGCAGAGCGGCCCCAATCGAAACCAAAGAACTGCTTCACCTCCACCCCGCTGAGCCAGCCACCCCCCTCCCCCGCCATCCCAGAGTCCCCGGGGGCAGGGCCGGACTGTTGGCTGCAGGAGGAGCGGGAGATGCTGCGCAGAGAGAG AGCCAAGCTGTCCCAGCAGACCAGCTCTCTAGGACTCCCCCCTGCCCTTGAACCCAGCACCCCCACCAAGCTGGGCTCCAGCAGAACCAGCGCCAGCGGGTCGGCGGACCGCCTCTCTCCGACCGCAGATTTGCACAAGGTCTCCACCTCCTGCCAGCTGGACCTGCTAGCTGAGCTGCACTGCGCCTGCATCGCGG AGAACCTGGTGCCCAATGTCTTCCTGGAGCTCTTCTTCGTGCTTCAGCTGCTGACGTCCCGTGGATCAGCTCCTTCTGAGGAGCGGCAAGGGGGTCCCGCAGTCTGCAGGGGTAGCTCTAAACACACCCCTCCTGCTTCCAACA ATGTGTTGGACAGGCCCTACTTCAACAGCGTGCACAACTGTGTGTACTTTGCAGTCAAGGTCCTGGAAAATAATTTTGA TCTCATCTCCCAGCTGGATAAATGCACACTGCGGCTCCTCGCTGAGAACGAGAGGCTGGGCTCCTTCTCTCCAGCTCTGCGAGATCGGCTGCTTGCTGCCCATGAAAGCAGCACTGCCAAG GTGTCCCGAATAACCCCGTCCTTCATTCAGTCTGTTCCGTTCCAGCCAGCCACGGACAACCGCTCCAACTTCTGTAGTGACAAGGCCTTTCACATCTTCAAGAAGCAGAG AGATATTTTCTACGAGCTGCTGAGAGAGTGGGAGGACTTCCACAAGGAGCCGGGCTGGGTGTTCGACATGGTGCTGGGCAGCAGAGTCAG GGGGATGGTGAGTCAGCTGACTGCAGCCAGCAATCACAGTCACTTTGCCAGGCTTTTCCAGAAGCAGCTCATCCAG ATGTGCAAGGGGACGGGTGGAGAGGCGCCTGACCTGGATGTACTCGGCATGCTTGGAGCGGACAACCTGAGCCGTCTAAAGAGACTGCAGGAGCGCTTCATCCAGCCCCAAAGCATCATGGGACCGTGCCCCCCGCCCTCCTTCCCAGGGCATCAGGAATTCTTCCGGGATTTCCTCCTGACAGCTGGCAG ctacCAGCTGAACCAGCACCTGATGGACAGCCTGTGCCAGCAGATCCTGGAGCTTGACTCCATCTGCATCCTGGGGCCAGGCAGCAGCAAGGAAGAGGGGGAGGGTGATGTGGAGCAGCAG GGTGAGAAGCAGCGGTTCTGCTCGGTGCTGACGACGGCTCGCCTTCTTGCCAAGTTCCTGGGTTTCATCACCTTCTTGCCGTACCAGACCAGGGAGCCACCAGCCAGGGGTGTGCAGGAGGCAGCCATTGGGGTCCGCAACAAG AGTGCTCCAGTGCTTGATGTGTGTGAGGTGCTGAGGCAGTCCATGGTGAAGCAGCGCACGGTGCTCACTGTCCCCTGGCTGGTCGAGTTTCTCTCCATGGTGGATCACaccgccccgtacctgctgcacTACAGGAGGGTCTTCACACTTCTGCTGCAGCTGTACAG GCGCACCTTGCTGGGGACGGACAGAGAGGGGCGCTTCCTGAACCAGCTGCTGATTGTTGCTGTGCTGGGCTGGCTCTTCCAG ATCCCTGCTGTTCCTGAGGATCTGTTCTTTAGTGGGGATTTCAGAGATGAAACTGATGTCATTGAAACACCAGCTCCCACTCAAGGACTG GATTGTCTCCCCCTGGTGGATCAGCAGTTGCTTTATATCTGTTGCCCATATCTCA gCGAGTTCCGCAAACTACTGGCTGCGTTTGTAGCAGGAAGTGCAGCGAAGAACGGGGGCTTGATCCGCAAAATAACACCAACCGCCGCGGAGCCACTGGAGTCTCCCGCCCCACTGTCCCAACAGAAACTACAG GCGGAGTTGGAGCAGGCGTTCTTTCACAACCAGCCCCAGTCACTGCGCCGTACCGTGGAGTTCGTGGCAGAGAGAGTCGGCTCAAATTCTGTCAAACACATCAA AGCCACGCTGGTCTCGGAGCTGGTGCAGTCCGGAGAGGCTCAGCTGCAAGGAAGGCTGAGGGATGAGAAGGCGAGCGTGGCCAGGCTCTTTGACTCCGTGTGCACCCAGCTGTGTGAGAGGGGCAGGCAGACGCTCAGCCGAGCCAGAGA GTTTTGCAGTGTGAAGAGCCCTGAAGCCATCAGGATTTTGCTTCCTGAAGAGACCTCTGCAGCA GTTCTGAGCACAGCGGAGGACATTGCAGTCAGGTTAGCCACCGAGAAGGCGTGCACCTGGCTCTCTGCTAATATCGCAG CCCTGATTAAGCGGGAGTTGAAGGCGGCCTTCGACCGGATGATGAAATCCCTGCCGCCACCTCCTGTCGGTGCCTTGTCTGAGGGGGAGACCCCGAGAGAGCCCCCTGAACACACAGCGAGCAGACTGGAGGAGAAGGGGGCCAGCTGCCCCCCTGGCTGTGAGCACAAAGCCACGCTGCCCTCCGACCTCATCATTGAGATCAAG GAGGTGCTGAGTGTGACGCTGGGGCCCCGGTCCCAGGAGGAGAGGGTCGGTTTCCAGCAGATCCAGGACCTTCTGCAAAGACTGGGGGAGACTCTGTGCTGCAGGAAG TTCATATTTCCAGTTCCAGAGCAGATGTTGGCCCGGTGCTCCGTCGGACTGGCTTGTGTGTTGG TGTCAGGCCAGCTGCCTCTCAGTGAACCTGAGCTCCCTGCGGAGGAGGGCAGTGCCAGGGGGAGCCCGGTCCGCGCCCTGCTGGATCAGCTTCTGGGACTGTGGAGACACGTCTTCCGCACTCCTGTCCCTCTTCAGCTGCTCTTCACTGACAAACACCTGGCTTCCATCCTGGAGGCTGGACACACACAG TGGGAGGAGTTCCTGTTTCTTGTCAGCGAGCTGCAAGGAAGAGGCCTGCTGGGGGCAGAGGAGGTGCAGAGCAGCTGGAAGAGCCTGTCTGCGCTGTCTTGGCCCACGGTGAGTGCACTGAGACCGGGGCTCCGCCCACACTCTACCCCTGAACCATACACGGCGAGTGCACCGAGACCGGCACACTCTACCCCTGAACCATACACG gACTTTATGGAACAAATCAACAGGGCAGCCTGCAGACTTCAGCAGGAGCAATACCAGGGAGTGCCACTGCAGAACAGTGACTGA
- the LOC117424432 gene encoding codanin-1-like isoform X6: MIEYIDYNLTEKYIVLFVYCTLVTPASVCPPVRCALPNSVNAACGVRAARARCRMAALLESVLREEVEASRAVHWIKNVQLENGSCDSLAQFSVLRRDFVPFLLNFLREQASQILANGPSTPAKTPSSKGQRTPGYPNERSGVSQSGRAPPKGASRVQLFSPPPCSPAQPEFDTPGTQYLSGITFLSSPSFTASPAPRRSDQRASLGEFLPSPDPQPPQRRGRRRGGPTSSGGRQPGREAGRGLNEEPGRWDRGGRTETSITPPPPQLNINNLEDFPPVGATPTPAGSKTKPSRRINPTPVSAERPQSKPKNCFTSTPLSQPPPSPAIPESPGAGPDCWLQEEREMLRRERCVQAPASSATPALRLACTKMMCPFQSRAKLSQQTSSLGLPPALEPSTPTKLGSSRTSASGSADRLSPTADLHKVSTSCQLDLLAELHCACIAENLVPNVFLELFFVLQLLTSRGSAPSEERQGGPAVCRGSSKHTPPASNNVLDRPYFNSVHNCVYFAVKVLENNFDLISQLDKCTLRLLAENERLGSFSPALRDRLLAAHESSTAKVSRITPSFIQSVPFQPATDNRSNFCSDKAFHIFKKQRDIFYELLREWEDFHKEPGWVFDMVLGSRVRGMVSQLTAASNHSHFARLFQKQLIQMCKGTGGEAPDLDVLGMLGADNLSRLKRLQERFIQPQSIMGPCPPPSFPGHQEFFRDFLLTAGSYQLNQHLMDSLCQQILELDSICILGPGSSKEEGEGDVEQQGEKQRFCSVLTTARLLAKFLGFITFLPYQTREPPARGVQEAAIGVRNKSAPVLDVCEVLRQSMVKQRTVLTVPWLVEFLSMVDHTAPYLLHYRRVFTLLLQLYRRTLLGTDREGRFLNQLLIVAVLGWLFQIPAVPEDLFFSGDFRDETDVIETPAPTQGLDCLPLVDQQLLYICCPYLSEFRKLLAAFVAGSAAKNGGLIRKITPTAAEPLESPAPLSQQKLQAELEQAFFHNQPQSLRRTVEFVAERVGSNSVKHIKATLVSELVQSGEAQLQGRLRDEKASVARLFDSVCTQLCERGRQTLSRAREFCSVKSPEAIRILLPEETSAAVLSTAEDIAVRLATEKACTWLSANIAALIKRELKAAFDRMMKSLPPPPVGALSEGETPREPPEHTASRLEEKGASCPPGCEHKATLPSDLIIEIKEVLSVTLGPRSQEERVGFQQIQDLLQRLGETLCCRKFIFPVPEQMLARCSVGLACVLVSGQLPLSEPELPAEEGSARGSPVRALLDQLLGLWRHVFRTPVPLQLLFTDKHLASILEAGHTQWEEFLFLVSELQGRGLLGAEEVQSSWKSLSALSWPTDFMEQINRAACRLQQEQYQGVPLQNSD, translated from the exons CTGGAGAATGGCAGCTGTGACAGCCTGGCTCAGTTTTCCGTGCTCCGGAGAGACTTTGTCCCATTCCTGCTCAACTTCCTCCGTGAGCAAGCCAGCCAGATCCTGGCCAATGGGCCTTCCACCCCGGCCAAGACCCCCAGCTCCAAGGGACAGCGGACCCCCGGGTACCCCAACGAGAGGAGTGGGGTCTCTCAGAGCGGCCGCGCGCCCCCGAAAGGAGCCAGCCGGGTGCAGCTGTTCTCGCCACCCCCCTGCAGTCCTGCGCAGCCTGAGTTTGACACGCCAGGCACCCAGTATCTCAGTGGAATCACCTTTTTGAGCAGCCCCAGCTTCACGGCCAGCCCTGCACCCCGGAGGTCTGACCAGAGAGCCAGCCTGGGAGAATTCCTGCCCTCCCCGGACCCCCAGCCCCCCCAGCGTCGCGGCAGGAGACGGGGTGGTCCGACCAGCAGTGGAGGCCGGCAGCCAGGCAGGGAGGCAGGACGCGGGCTTAATGAGGAGCCGGGCCGCTGGGACAGGGGAGGCAGGACTGAGACCTCTATCACCCCCCCTCCACCCCAGCTCAACATCAACAACCTGGAGGACTTCCCTCCTGTGGGGGCTACTCCTACACCAGCTGG CAGTAAGACGAAGCCATCGCGACGGATAAACCCGACACCGGTGAGTGCAGAGCGGCCCCAATCGAAACCAAAGAACTGCTTCACCTCCACCCCGCTGAGCCAGCCACCCCCCTCCCCCGCCATCCCAGAGTCCCCGGGGGCAGGGCCGGACTGTTGGCTGCAGGAGGAGCGGGAGATGCTGCGCAGAGAGAGGTGTGTTCAGGCTCCGGCTTCAAGCGCCACTCCTGCGCTTCGCCTTGCTTGTACTAAGATGATGTGCCCTTTCCAGAGCAG AGCCAAGCTGTCCCAGCAGACCAGCTCTCTAGGACTCCCCCCTGCCCTTGAACCCAGCACCCCCACCAAGCTGGGCTCCAGCAGAACCAGCGCCAGCGGGTCGGCGGACCGCCTCTCTCCGACCGCAGATTTGCACAAGGTCTCCACCTCCTGCCAGCTGGACCTGCTAGCTGAGCTGCACTGCGCCTGCATCGCGG AGAACCTGGTGCCCAATGTCTTCCTGGAGCTCTTCTTCGTGCTTCAGCTGCTGACGTCCCGTGGATCAGCTCCTTCTGAGGAGCGGCAAGGGGGTCCCGCAGTCTGCAGGGGTAGCTCTAAACACACCCCTCCTGCTTCCAACA ATGTGTTGGACAGGCCCTACTTCAACAGCGTGCACAACTGTGTGTACTTTGCAGTCAAGGTCCTGGAAAATAATTTTGA TCTCATCTCCCAGCTGGATAAATGCACACTGCGGCTCCTCGCTGAGAACGAGAGGCTGGGCTCCTTCTCTCCAGCTCTGCGAGATCGGCTGCTTGCTGCCCATGAAAGCAGCACTGCCAAG GTGTCCCGAATAACCCCGTCCTTCATTCAGTCTGTTCCGTTCCAGCCAGCCACGGACAACCGCTCCAACTTCTGTAGTGACAAGGCCTTTCACATCTTCAAGAAGCAGAG AGATATTTTCTACGAGCTGCTGAGAGAGTGGGAGGACTTCCACAAGGAGCCGGGCTGGGTGTTCGACATGGTGCTGGGCAGCAGAGTCAG GGGGATGGTGAGTCAGCTGACTGCAGCCAGCAATCACAGTCACTTTGCCAGGCTTTTCCAGAAGCAGCTCATCCAG ATGTGCAAGGGGACGGGTGGAGAGGCGCCTGACCTGGATGTACTCGGCATGCTTGGAGCGGACAACCTGAGCCGTCTAAAGAGACTGCAGGAGCGCTTCATCCAGCCCCAAAGCATCATGGGACCGTGCCCCCCGCCCTCCTTCCCAGGGCATCAGGAATTCTTCCGGGATTTCCTCCTGACAGCTGGCAG ctacCAGCTGAACCAGCACCTGATGGACAGCCTGTGCCAGCAGATCCTGGAGCTTGACTCCATCTGCATCCTGGGGCCAGGCAGCAGCAAGGAAGAGGGGGAGGGTGATGTGGAGCAGCAG GGTGAGAAGCAGCGGTTCTGCTCGGTGCTGACGACGGCTCGCCTTCTTGCCAAGTTCCTGGGTTTCATCACCTTCTTGCCGTACCAGACCAGGGAGCCACCAGCCAGGGGTGTGCAGGAGGCAGCCATTGGGGTCCGCAACAAG AGTGCTCCAGTGCTTGATGTGTGTGAGGTGCTGAGGCAGTCCATGGTGAAGCAGCGCACGGTGCTCACTGTCCCCTGGCTGGTCGAGTTTCTCTCCATGGTGGATCACaccgccccgtacctgctgcacTACAGGAGGGTCTTCACACTTCTGCTGCAGCTGTACAG GCGCACCTTGCTGGGGACGGACAGAGAGGGGCGCTTCCTGAACCAGCTGCTGATTGTTGCTGTGCTGGGCTGGCTCTTCCAG ATCCCTGCTGTTCCTGAGGATCTGTTCTTTAGTGGGGATTTCAGAGATGAAACTGATGTCATTGAAACACCAGCTCCCACTCAAGGACTG GATTGTCTCCCCCTGGTGGATCAGCAGTTGCTTTATATCTGTTGCCCATATCTCA gCGAGTTCCGCAAACTACTGGCTGCGTTTGTAGCAGGAAGTGCAGCGAAGAACGGGGGCTTGATCCGCAAAATAACACCAACCGCCGCGGAGCCACTGGAGTCTCCCGCCCCACTGTCCCAACAGAAACTACAG GCGGAGTTGGAGCAGGCGTTCTTTCACAACCAGCCCCAGTCACTGCGCCGTACCGTGGAGTTCGTGGCAGAGAGAGTCGGCTCAAATTCTGTCAAACACATCAA AGCCACGCTGGTCTCGGAGCTGGTGCAGTCCGGAGAGGCTCAGCTGCAAGGAAGGCTGAGGGATGAGAAGGCGAGCGTGGCCAGGCTCTTTGACTCCGTGTGCACCCAGCTGTGTGAGAGGGGCAGGCAGACGCTCAGCCGAGCCAGAGA GTTTTGCAGTGTGAAGAGCCCTGAAGCCATCAGGATTTTGCTTCCTGAAGAGACCTCTGCAGCA GTTCTGAGCACAGCGGAGGACATTGCAGTCAGGTTAGCCACCGAGAAGGCGTGCACCTGGCTCTCTGCTAATATCGCAG CCCTGATTAAGCGGGAGTTGAAGGCGGCCTTCGACCGGATGATGAAATCCCTGCCGCCACCTCCTGTCGGTGCCTTGTCTGAGGGGGAGACCCCGAGAGAGCCCCCTGAACACACAGCGAGCAGACTGGAGGAGAAGGGGGCCAGCTGCCCCCCTGGCTGTGAGCACAAAGCCACGCTGCCCTCCGACCTCATCATTGAGATCAAG GAGGTGCTGAGTGTGACGCTGGGGCCCCGGTCCCAGGAGGAGAGGGTCGGTTTCCAGCAGATCCAGGACCTTCTGCAAAGACTGGGGGAGACTCTGTGCTGCAGGAAG TTCATATTTCCAGTTCCAGAGCAGATGTTGGCCCGGTGCTCCGTCGGACTGGCTTGTGTGTTGG TGTCAGGCCAGCTGCCTCTCAGTGAACCTGAGCTCCCTGCGGAGGAGGGCAGTGCCAGGGGGAGCCCGGTCCGCGCCCTGCTGGATCAGCTTCTGGGACTGTGGAGACACGTCTTCCGCACTCCTGTCCCTCTTCAGCTGCTCTTCACTGACAAACACCTGGCTTCCATCCTGGAGGCTGGACACACACAG TGGGAGGAGTTCCTGTTTCTTGTCAGCGAGCTGCAAGGAAGAGGCCTGCTGGGGGCAGAGGAGGTGCAGAGCAGCTGGAAGAGCCTGTCTGCGCTGTCTTGGCCCACG gACTTTATGGAACAAATCAACAGGGCAGCCTGCAGACTTCAGCAGGAGCAATACCAGGGAGTGCCACTGCAGAACAGTGACTGA